The nucleotide sequence CAAGTGCTCCTCGGAAAATCCCTGGGAAAGCAAGTACGTTATTCACTTGGTTCGGGAAGTCCGAACGTCCTGTTCCGATCACTTTTGCTCCTGCAGCCTTAGCGTCCTTGGGCATAATTTCTGGATCAGGATTAGCCATCGCAAAAATAATTGGATCATCATTCATGCTTTCGATCATTTCTTTTGTTAGCGCACCTGCAACAGATACACCAATAAATACGTCGGCACCCTCAATCACATCACCTAATTCACCTTCTAGACGATCACGGTTCGTTACAGCTGCCATTTCTGCTTTAATGTCATTCATTCCATACGGACGATCTGCATAGATGGCGCCTTTTGAGTCACATAAAATAATGTTTTGAACGCCCATGCTTCGCAGTAATTTGATAATTGCAACTCCTGCAGCACCAGCACCATTAGCAACAACTTTAATTTCTGACATTGATTTTCCTGTTAACTTAAGTGCGTTAATGAGTCCTGCTAACGTTACAATCGCTGTTCCATGTTGATCATCATGAAACACTGGAATATTCGTTTCACGCTTAAGACGCTCTTCAATCTCAAAGCAGTTAGGTGCGGCAATGTCTTCTAAGTTAACCCCACCGAACGTCGGCTCAAGCAGCTTAACCGTTTCAACGATTTTATCAACATCTGTTGTATCTAAACAAATCGGAAAGGCATCAACACCTGCAAATGATTTAAATAGAACAGATTTTCCTTCCATAACTGGAAGAGCTGCTTCTGGTCCAATATTTCCGAGCCCTAACACGGCTGTTCCATCAGATACAACAGCAACCATGTTACCCTTCATCGTATATTCGTAAACATTTTGTTTATCCTCAAAAATCTCCTTACAAGGTTCAGCAACTCCGGGTGAATATGCTAGGCTTAAATCACTAGCATTTCGTACTGGAATTTTTGATTTTGATTCTAATTTCCCTCGGTTCACGCGATGCATATGTAGTGCTTCTTCTCTTGTCGTTGACAACAGAGTCACTCTCCTTCTTCATTCGGTTTAGTATATCTTTACAATGGTGATTGGTCTGACCACCCATAAACTTCTTTTATTATAACAAATCACTGATAGCTGTACACCCTTTATCCCCTATTTAAAACAACATTTTTTTCCCCCAAAAGCCTCTGTAACTGTTCCAGACAAGCCGCTGTTCCACTGACACGATAATCGTCCGACAAACGTCGTAGTTGACGATCATGATCATAGTAGAGTACAACCTCAATCGTGCCTGGAAATTGTTTTAACGTCTTCTGTACGTTTAGTAAAATTCCTTCCTGTTCATGTCTAGGTTCAATCTTTAAAAACAAGCGCTCAGGCTTTGCTGATAACTGTGACACTGCACCAACTTTTTCGGCAAAGAACTTCAATGCTTGCCCTTGCTGTTCACGTTTACCTTCAATAAAGACAAGTTCCCCTTTCTTGATCACATTTCGATACGCCTGATAGCTTCGCGGAAAGATGACAACCTCAAGCTCCGCAGACTCATCACTGACCACGGCAAATGCCATTTCTTCTCCCTTTTTCGTATTAATTTTCTTCAGTTGATCAATGAGCCCTGCAATACGTTGGGTAGATCGCCCTGTTTGTTGTTTTACAGCTGCGATCGTGCTACGGGAATAAGAAGCAAGAATTTCCTCATATTCACTAATTGGGTGACCTGATAGATAAAATCCAAGAACCGATTTTTCATAGTCTAGCATTTCAATATGTTGAAAGGGCGGGACATCAATATATATTGGCTTGTCATCATCTGAGCGAAATAACTCACCTTTGCTTTTTGACTCTTGCTTACGCTGACCGAATTCAATCGCTTCTTCTAGTGTTGCAAGTAACTGTGCCCGGTGGTACCCAAATTCATCAAAGCAACCAGCAATGATCAAGGACTCAAGGGCCCGTCGGTTGACATGCCGCAAGTCAACACGAGTACAGAAGTCAAATAAATCACGGTAAGGAGACGTCCGCTTTTGAATAATTTCTGCAACTGCACGGCTACCAACACCTTTGATCGCAGCTAATCCAAATTGAATCGAGTGTTCCTTGACCATAAATGCCCCTTGACTCCCATTAATCGATGGCGCTACTAGCGGGATCCCCTGTTGTTTTGCTTCAAACACATATTGCGAAATCTTATCATCAAGCCCAATCGCATTCGTTAAAAGCGAACTGTAAAAGGCTAATGGGTAATTGGCTTTCATATATGCAAGCTGATAGGCAATCACACTGTAGGCGACTGCATGACTGCGGTTAAAACCATAATTAGCAAATCGAACAATTAAGTCATAGACAGCCTCAGCCGTTGCCTGTTCGTATCCTTTATTTATTGCTCCTTGAACAAAGTGAACACGTTCCTCTTCAAGAACCTCACGTTTTTTCTTGCTAACCGCACGCCGTAATAAATCGGCCTCCCCTAATGAAAAGCCAGCCATTGTGGCTGCTATCTGCATAATTTGTTCTTGATAAACAATAACCCCATACGTGTCTGCCAAGATCGGCTTAAGGTCAGGATGTGGATACGTCACTTGTCGTCGCCCGTGTTTACCTTCAATGTAATCAGGAATGTGCTCCATTGGACCCGGACGGTAGAGGGCATTAACGGCAACAATATCTTCAAACCGGTTAGGCTTTAGTTTTTGAAGTACACTACGCATCCCTGCTGATTCTAGTTGAAAAACACCCGTCGTCTCTCCTCTACCTAGAAGCTCGAACGTCTTCGGATCATCAAGCGGGAGATCTTGAATGATGACCGTTTCCCCTGTTTGCTGTTCAATCATTGTGACCATTTGTTCTAAAAGAGTTAAATTTTTCAACCCTAAAAAATCCATCTTTACTAATCCTAATTCCTCTAATACATCCATCGGGTACTGCGTTAGACGAACCCGGTCATGTCCACTTTGAAGGGGAACAACTGCTGTCAACGGATCTTGACTAATAACGATCCCTGCTGCATGTGTTGAAGCATGGCGTGGGATGCCTTCAATTTTCGATGCCAATTGAAACAATCGTTTCAATTCCTCAGACCGACTGATCATCTTTTTCAGCTCAACATTCCCTCTGACCGCTTCACTGAGGGTAATCCCCGGGGAACTCGGGATTTGTTTAGCTGCCGAATCGATTAATCGTTGCTCAAGCCCGAGCACACGCCCAACGTCACGCAAGGCCGCTTTAGCTGCCAAGGTACCAAAGGTAATAATTTGAGCGACATGGCTATGTCCATATTTATTGACGACATAATCAATCACTTCCTCACGCCTACGGTCAGGAAAATCGATATCAATATCAGGCATGGAAATTCGCTCAGGATTCAGGAACCTTTCAAACAATAAGCGATAACGAATTGGATCGACGTTCGTAATCTCTAACACATATGCCACTAGTGAGCCTGCCGCAGAACCACGTCCTGGTCCAGTGATCATCCCTTGTTGGTGGGCATAATTCATAAAATCCCAGACGATTAAAAAATAATCAGTATAATTCATGTCATTAATGATGCTAAGTTCGTAGTTAAGTCGTGCCCTAATTTCTTCTGTAATTACCGAATATCGTTTCTTAAGGCCTTGTTCACACAGATGTTGTAAGTATTCTTTGGCACTACCCTCCATAGGAAGCGGATACTTCGGTAACACCTCCTGACCGAATGGAATCGTTACATGACAACGGTCAGCTATTTCACCACTACGTTGACATG is from Desertibacillus haloalkaliphilus and encodes:
- a CDS encoding NAD(P)-dependent malic enzyme, with translation MSTTREEALHMHRVNRGKLESKSKIPVRNASDLSLAYSPGVAEPCKEIFEDKQNVYEYTMKGNMVAVVSDGTAVLGLGNIGPEAALPVMEGKSVLFKSFAGVDAFPICLDTTDVDKIVETVKLLEPTFGGVNLEDIAAPNCFEIEERLKRETNIPVFHDDQHGTAIVTLAGLINALKLTGKSMSEIKVVANGAGAAGVAIIKLLRSMGVQNIILCDSKGAIYADRPYGMNDIKAEMAAVTNRDRLEGELGDVIEGADVFIGVSVAGALTKEMIESMNDDPIIFAMANPDPEIMPKDAKAAGAKVIGTGRSDFPNQVNNVLAFPGIFRGALDAHATHINEEMKVAAVYAIADLVTENKLSEDFVIPAPFDPEVAPAVAAAVAKAAMETGVARKTVDPQQVAEKTRKLAIIEE
- the dnaE gene encoding DNA polymerase III subunit alpha → MGFVHLHVHSEYSLLKAAARVDDLVARAKQLGFSALALTDQNVMYGVVPFYKACIEAGIKPIIGIEVDVTTTEKGDRRHKLVLLAKNNQGYEQLMKFASLAQTNEYHEPTLKKEQLIPTKNVIALASFHGGEPQGHLMNGDFQQANECVSNYQSLFGEENVYLEIQPSKTAIEKQLISDLAALSNRTNCLLVASNHVHYVDKGDHVAYECLLAIGEGRQVTDQHREVASLDYLMSESEIEQNLQDVPEACQRSGEIADRCHVTIPFGQEVLPKYPLPMEGSAKEYLQHLCEQGLKKRYSVITEEIRARLNYELSIINDMNYTDYFLIVWDFMNYAHQQGMITGPGRGSAAGSLVAYVLEITNVDPIRYRLLFERFLNPERISMPDIDIDFPDRRREEVIDYVVNKYGHSHVAQIITFGTLAAKAALRDVGRVLGLEQRLIDSAAKQIPSSPGITLSEAVRGNVELKKMISRSEELKRLFQLASKIEGIPRHASTHAAGIVISQDPLTAVVPLQSGHDRVRLTQYPMDVLEELGLVKMDFLGLKNLTLLEQMVTMIEQQTGETVIIQDLPLDDPKTFELLGRGETTGVFQLESAGMRSVLQKLKPNRFEDIVAVNALYRPGPMEHIPDYIEGKHGRRQVTYPHPDLKPILADTYGVIVYQEQIMQIAATMAGFSLGEADLLRRAVSKKKREVLEEERVHFVQGAINKGYEQATAEAVYDLIVRFANYGFNRSHAVAYSVIAYQLAYMKANYPLAFYSSLLTNAIGLDDKISQYVFEAKQQGIPLVAPSINGSQGAFMVKEHSIQFGLAAIKGVGSRAVAEIIQKRTSPYRDLFDFCTRVDLRHVNRRALESLIIAGCFDEFGYHRAQLLATLEEAIEFGQRKQESKSKGELFRSDDDKPIYIDVPPFQHIEMLDYEKSVLGFYLSGHPISEYEEILASYSRSTIAAVKQQTGRSTQRIAGLIDQLKKINTKKGEEMAFAVVSDESAELEVVIFPRSYQAYRNVIKKGELVFIEGKREQQGQALKFFAEKVGAVSQLSAKPERLFLKIEPRHEQEGILLNVQKTLKQFPGTIEVVLYYDHDRQLRRLSDDYRVSGTAACLEQLQRLLGEKNVVLNRG